A stretch of Paludisphaera borealis DNA encodes these proteins:
- a CDS encoding CAP domain-containing protein — protein sequence MNFTHELRTLTRLFLSFTAVFAASSRVEAQQYVYYPTANTATVAAPTYTVPTYTTPATQTAGAVQYYQPAAQVQYAQPTYQTQYYQSAYAGMEVQAQPVQAQAPAAAPAASSGDSYGFTAWLNGVRASYGLGAVGYDGNLESWAAMNNSQQSARGLGHHVMGPARRQNSAMGGFPGIESMWMASPAHRAALLDPTITFIGIAGAGAWWTFNAY from the coding sequence TTGAATTTCACTCATGAGCTTCGCACCCTGACTCGGCTGTTTCTGTCATTCACCGCCGTTTTCGCGGCTTCGTCGCGGGTCGAGGCTCAGCAGTACGTTTACTATCCCACTGCCAACACGGCGACTGTCGCCGCTCCGACTTACACCGTTCCCACCTACACCACCCCGGCGACTCAAACGGCCGGCGCGGTTCAATACTATCAGCCTGCCGCCCAGGTCCAGTACGCGCAGCCTACCTATCAGACGCAGTACTACCAGAGTGCGTACGCTGGGATGGAAGTCCAGGCTCAGCCCGTTCAGGCGCAGGCTCCGGCCGCCGCGCCGGCGGCGTCCTCGGGCGATTCCTACGGATTCACCGCTTGGCTCAACGGCGTGCGTGCCTCGTACGGCCTGGGCGCCGTGGGATACGACGGGAACCTGGAGAGTTGGGCCGCGATGAACAACAGCCAGCAATCGGCCCGCGGCCTGGGTCACCACGTGATGGGCCCCGCTCGGCGTCAGAACTCGGCCATGGGGGGCTTCCCGGGCATCGAGTCGATGTGGATGGCCTCTCCGGCCCACCGTGCGGCTCTGCTCGATCCCACTATCACCTTCATTGGGATCGCCGGTGCCGGCGCCTGGTGGACGTTTAACGCCTACTGA
- a CDS encoding GGDEF domain-containing protein yields MHDLAKTLAEAADTRTVGKALTAAARRVTGSNAVELIPDSGRRPASCSEMAIELRRGGGTWGWLVVNETSSRSSIVRRRLETLGVMASCAFDRLDAGAREVERTAPKPVEVRNSGRWEGALDKAAEETDLGYYPSAPTVHDATFLNAVFPFALSQARRHGESLAVLCVAIDRLSGIRDLLGGDQVDRTVQHTGRKIATLIRASDIVARLDDDRLMVLLPRAELDDGLTVARKLCQGVAENASLLSDAPVLTLSIGVASYPSCATSLYELLDASDAALSDAQSRGRNRASSAPTLVFDRATRREACAV; encoded by the coding sequence TTGCACGATCTGGCCAAGACCCTCGCCGAGGCGGCTGATACCCGGACCGTCGGCAAGGCGCTGACGGCCGCCGCCCGGCGCGTGACCGGGTCGAACGCGGTGGAGTTGATCCCGGATTCAGGTCGGCGTCCCGCTTCCTGCTCGGAGATGGCGATCGAGTTGCGTCGCGGTGGTGGAACCTGGGGATGGCTCGTGGTGAACGAGACGAGTTCCCGGTCCTCGATCGTACGGAGACGCCTGGAGACGCTCGGCGTAATGGCGTCGTGCGCCTTCGACCGGCTCGACGCCGGGGCGCGCGAGGTGGAGCGCACGGCACCGAAACCCGTCGAGGTCCGGAATTCCGGGCGGTGGGAGGGCGCGCTGGACAAGGCCGCGGAAGAGACCGACCTGGGATATTACCCGTCGGCGCCCACGGTCCACGACGCAACCTTTCTGAACGCCGTGTTCCCGTTCGCTCTCAGCCAGGCGCGGAGGCACGGCGAGTCGCTCGCGGTACTGTGCGTGGCCATCGACCGTCTGAGCGGAATTCGCGACCTGCTGGGCGGGGATCAGGTCGATCGGACGGTCCAGCACACCGGCCGCAAGATCGCGACCTTGATCCGCGCCAGCGATATCGTGGCCCGCCTCGACGACGACCGGCTCATGGTCTTGCTGCCGCGGGCCGAACTCGACGACGGCCTGACCGTCGCGCGCAAGCTCTGCCAGGGGGTTGCCGAGAACGCGAGCCTGCTCTCCGACGCGCCGGTGCTGACGCTCTCGATCGGAGTGGCGTCTTATCCTTCGTGCGCGACCAGTCTGTATGAATTGCTCGACGCCTCCGACGCGGCGCTGTCGGACGCTCAGAGCCGGGGACGCAACCGCGCGTCGTCGGCTCCGACGCTCGTCTTCGATCGCGCGACCCGGCGCGAGGCGTGCGCGGTTTGA
- a CDS encoding tetratricopeptide repeat protein, with protein MNKLLHLTLAALIAAPPWITPAFAQRGGGRGGGGGGGGGRGGGRSAGASAGRPSFNRTPSFTPPQGGRPGGGGGAGWQGGMRPSAPAARPTPGPGAGPGQVNRPSLGNRPTLGGGGPGSPGAGVSPGRPPVAGGPNRPGVNPGRPPIAGPGPNRPGGVNPGRPPLAGGGPGPGRPPGMNPARPPAWGPGGGPGRPPGWGAGRPPAWASRPGWNNHQAWVNGYWHGRNNNWWNNGGAFFTGMAVGGIGAWGLNSAIYSWGYRPFMNPYAVAVQPIIIQQPVVVQQPIVVGQPALPVAAAPAGVYDYSQPLAETAPPDPSVADPAMQTFDAAREAFKAGDYNQALKQTDEALKALPNDAAIHEFRALCFFAMKQYDQAAGVLYAVLSVGPGWDWTTLIGLYPSIDVYTPQLRALEEYGSANPNSAAARFVLGYHYLTQGHTEAAIGEFKDVTLLQPSDKLSAQIVAQLSGSQEPGEPSATAPQTEAAPTAAEPPAATPSVPEGNLVGAWQAAPDAGVSIALTIAADGGFQWNLTQQGQTQPIAGKYTYGNGILTLAQSDDNVMVGKVTWQDDSHFVFQAMGGGPNDPGLTFSK; from the coding sequence ATGAACAAGCTCCTTCATCTCACCCTCGCGGCGCTGATCGCGGCCCCCCCCTGGATCACTCCGGCCTTCGCCCAGCGAGGAGGCGGTCGTGGAGGAGGTGGTGGAGGCGGCGGCGGTCGTGGAGGCGGAAGGTCGGCCGGCGCCTCCGCCGGCAGGCCGTCGTTCAACCGCACCCCGTCGTTCACACCACCGCAAGGCGGTCGACCAGGCGGCGGTGGCGGCGCGGGATGGCAAGGCGGGATGCGTCCCTCCGCCCCTGCCGCCCGGCCCACGCCCGGGCCTGGAGCCGGCCCTGGCCAGGTGAACCGGCCTTCGCTCGGCAATCGCCCTACTCTCGGCGGCGGCGGTCCCGGTTCTCCAGGCGCTGGCGTCAGCCCGGGTCGACCTCCCGTCGCCGGCGGCCCCAACCGGCCGGGCGTGAATCCCGGTCGGCCTCCCATCGCCGGCCCTGGCCCGAACCGACCGGGGGGCGTCAACCCGGGTCGGCCTCCTCTGGCCGGCGGCGGCCCCGGCCCCGGACGTCCGCCCGGCATGAACCCGGCGCGTCCTCCGGCCTGGGGGCCTGGCGGCGGTCCCGGACGGCCTCCCGGCTGGGGAGCCGGACGACCTCCGGCATGGGCGTCGCGGCCCGGCTGGAACAATCACCAAGCCTGGGTCAACGGCTACTGGCACGGACGCAACAACAACTGGTGGAACAACGGCGGCGCGTTCTTCACCGGCATGGCCGTCGGCGGGATCGGCGCCTGGGGACTCAACTCGGCGATTTACAGTTGGGGATACCGGCCTTTCATGAACCCCTACGCCGTCGCCGTGCAGCCGATCATCATCCAGCAGCCGGTCGTGGTTCAGCAACCGATCGTGGTGGGACAGCCCGCTCTGCCCGTCGCCGCCGCGCCGGCCGGAGTTTACGACTACTCCCAGCCCCTGGCCGAGACCGCGCCTCCCGACCCCAGCGTCGCCGACCCGGCGATGCAGACGTTCGACGCGGCGCGTGAGGCGTTCAAGGCGGGCGATTACAACCAGGCCCTCAAGCAGACCGACGAAGCTCTCAAGGCCCTGCCCAACGACGCCGCGATTCACGAATTCCGCGCGCTCTGCTTCTTCGCGATGAAGCAGTACGACCAGGCGGCGGGCGTACTGTACGCAGTGCTTTCGGTCGGTCCCGGGTGGGACTGGACGACCTTGATCGGCCTCTATCCGAGCATCGACGTCTACACGCCGCAGCTCCGCGCGCTCGAAGAGTATGGATCGGCGAATCCCAACTCCGCGGCCGCCCGGTTCGTGCTGGGTTATCACTATCTGACGCAGGGGCACACCGAGGCGGCGATCGGCGAGTTCAAGGACGTGACCCTGCTCCAACCGTCCGACAAGCTGTCCGCCCAGATCGTCGCCCAGCTTTCCGGAAGCCAGGAGCCGGGCGAGCCCTCGGCAACCGCGCCGCAGACCGAAGCCGCGCCGACCGCCGCCGAGCCGCCGGCCGCGACGCCCTCGGTTCCCGAAGGCAACCTCGTCGGCGCGTGGCAAGCCGCGCCGGACGCCGGCGTCTCGATCGCCTTGACGATCGCCGCCGACGGCGGCTTTCAGTGGAACCTGACTCAGCAAGGCCAGACCCAGCCGATCGCGGGCAAGTACACCTACGGGAACGGCATCCTGACTCTGGCTCAGAGCGACGACAACGTGATGGTCGGCAAGGTGACCTGGCAAGACGACAGCCATTTCGTCTTCCAGGCGATGGGAGGAGGCCCGAACGACCCCGGCCTGACCTTCAGTAAGTAA